Proteins from a single region of Trichoderma asperellum chromosome 3, complete sequence:
- a CDS encoding uncharacterized protein (EggNog:ENOG41): MPCHTHRDKKVPSANSFSLTPLALSGSPRPLNKVRSSFVAIERNGVIGLVRDNGSASRDSSARPSLDIPRESAPTSQEKPQMSASVANISSAMDKLSVGVARASFELRGAVSDHPSHNPDKVMDEETPTGILSPADPLTAKAEPEPESAPESAPASAPESTPESAPENAPEAEPEKPAPKEVAPVSSARPGTQKTTKTTKPAATKTVAKPAATRTATTATKTAATRTSAAPKAATKVAPKPAATATKATTDASRRASVRPTQKTAESSTVKRESSATARSAATARPRVGAATSATKKPLASKAADHGPAAAKPRTKSPTKPVGLPSSLTAPTASSVSKTGAAAGITQARQTNSRQSLSRQGVHASGRAASSTGTAKQPAARARPSIGPPPAKPAREAPKKVKEVDEGFLARMMRPTQASTSKFQEPTTPPKKSGSRAGSRPSTAGTVASGASDGSHYDGSPSKKTSKKLVGKKSPSPTLEEEKSVAKPVEEPVEEPVEEPVKEEIHEENATAQPAEPEALPVEEAAVETANVETVEEVVAIAEEAELTEAAPEPVPETAEAVEVKAEETPAVESAVEVVAEPEVASVEAPVEQASEIVEEPKEQVAETAVPETY, translated from the coding sequence ATGCCATGCCACACACACAGAGACAAAAAAGTGCCGTCCGCTAACTCGTTTTCTCTCACGCCACTAGCTCTCAGCGGCTCCCCAAGGCCGCTCAATAAGgtgcgcagcagctttgtTGCCATTGAGCGCAACGGCGTCATCGGCTTGGTTAGAGACAACGGCTCCGCATCTCGCGACTCCTCTGCCCGACCCAGCCTCGACATTCCCCGCGAATCCGCCCCGACGAGCCAAGAGAAACCGCAAATGTCTGCATCCGTTGCCAACATCAGCTCCGCCATGGACAAGCTGTCCGTGGGCGTTGCCAGAGCTAGCTTCGAGCTCCGAGGAGCTGTGTCGGACCACCCGAGCCACAATCCCGACAAGGTCATGGACGAAGAGACTCCTACTGGCATTCTGTCGCCAGCAGATCCACTCACTGCAAAGGCTGAGCCCGAGCCCGAATCTGCACCCGAATCTGCGCCTGCGTCTGCGCCCGAATCTACGCCCGAATCTGCTCCAGAGAATGCGCCCGAAGCTGAACCTGAGAAGCCGGCACCCAAGGAAGTTGCTCCCGTCAGCAGCGCTCGTCCTGGCACACAGAAAACGACCAAGACGACGAAGCCGGCAGCTACCAAAACCGTCGCCAAGCCTGCGGCCACAAGGACTGCCACAACCGCTACAAAGACCGCTGCTACACGAACATCTGCAGCCCCCAAAGCGGCTACTAAAGTTGCCCCCAAGCCTGCGGCTACTGCTACCAAGGCCACCACGGACGCCTCCAGGAGAGCGAGCGTCAGGCCAACTCAGAAAACCGCAGAATCTTCTACTGTGAAGAGAGAATCATCAGCTACAGCGAGATCAGCTGCCACTGCAAGGCCTAGAGTTGGAGCGGCAACCTCGGCTACCAAGAAACCTTTGGCTAGCAAGGCTGCTGATCATGGACCTGCTGCCGCGAAGCCGAGGACCAAGTCGCCCACCAAGCCAGTTGGccttccctcttctcttaCAGCTCCCACCGCCTCCTCTGTCTCCAAGACTGGCGCGGCAGCTGGAATAACCCAGGCTAGACAGACCAATTCACGTCAATCGCTCAGCCGACAGGGTGTACATGCATCTGGCCGAGCTGCTTCCAGCACTGGAACGGCCAAGCAGCCTGCCGCGCGTGCTCGGCCGAGCATTGGCCCACCACCCGCCAAACCTGCCCGTGAAGCGCCCAAGAAGGTGAAGGAGGTGGATGAGGGCTTCTTGGCTCGCATGATGCGACCTACCCAGGCCTCAACTAGCAAATTCCAGGAGCCGACTACGCCTCCCAAGAAGTCTGGATCTCGAGCAGGATCCCGCCCCTCCACCGCTGGAACGGTGGCATCGGGCGCTTCGGACGGCAGCCACTATGACGGCAGCCCCAGCAAGAAGACTTCTAAGAAGCTGGTTGGTAAGAAGTCTCCTTCGCCTACgttggaggaagagaagtcTGTCGCCAAACCTGTTGAGGAGCCTGTTGAAGAGCCTGTTGAGGAGCCCGTTAAGGAGGAGATTCACGAAGAAAACGCCACCGCCCAGCCCGCTGAGCCGGAGGCTCTCCCTGTGGAAGAGGCGGCTGTCGAGACTGCCAATGTTGAGACCGTTGAGGAAGTTGTTGCGATCGCTGAGGAGGCTGAGCTTACTGAGGCTGCTCCTGAGCCCGTGCCTGAGACTGCCGAGGCTGTTGAAGTCAAGGCTGAAGAGACTCCTGCTGTTGAATCCGCTGTCGAGGTTGTTGCTGAGCCAGAGGTTGCCAGTGTGGAGGCTCCTGTTGAGCAGGCTTCTGAGATTGTCGAAGAGCCAAAGGAGCAAGTTGCTGAGACCGCCGTCCCGGAGACTTACTAA
- a CDS encoding uncharacterized protein (EggNog:ENOG41) encodes MSAVKNLRAMFENKGDASPADDDRALSGSPRPLNKVRSSFVAIERNGVIGLVRDNGSASRDSSARPSLDIPRESAPTSQEKPQMSASVANISSAMDKLSVGVARASFELRGAVSDHPSHNPDKVMDEETPTGILSPADPLTAKAEPEPESAPESAPASAPESTPESAPENAPEAEPEKPAPKEVAPVSSARPGTQKTTKTTKPAATKTVAKPAATRTATTATKTAATRTSAAPKAATKVAPKPAATATKATTDASRRASVRPTQKTAESSTVKRESSATARSAATARPRVGAATSATKKPLASKAADHGPAAAKPRTKSPTKPVGLPSSLTAPTASSVSKTGAAAGITQARQTNSRQSLSRQGVHASGRAASSTGTAKQPAARARPSIGPPPAKPAREAPKKVKEVDEGFLARMMRPTQASTSKFQEPTTPPKKSGSRAGSRPSTAGTVASGASDGSHYDGSPSKKTSKKLVGKKSPSPTLEEEKSVAKPVEEPVEEPVEEPVKEEIHEENATAQPAEPEALPVEEAAVETANVETVEEVVAIAEEAELTEAAPEPVPETAEAVEVKAEETPAVESAVEVVAEPEVASVEAPVEQASEIVEEPKEQVAETAVPETY; translated from the exons ATGAGCGCGGTCAAGAACCTGCGAGCCATGTTCGAGAACAAAGGGGACGCGAGCCCGGCGGACGACGATAGAG CTCTCAGCGGCTCCCCAAGGCCGCTCAATAAGgtgcgcagcagctttgtTGCCATTGAGCGCAACGGCGTCATCGGCTTGGTTAGAGACAACGGCTCCGCATCTCGCGACTCCTCTGCCCGACCCAGCCTCGACATTCCCCGCGAATCCGCCCCGACGAGCCAAGAGAAACCGCAAATGTCTGCATCCGTTGCCAACATCAGCTCCGCCATGGACAAGCTGTCCGTGGGCGTTGCCAGAGCTAGCTTCGAGCTCCGAGGAGCTGTGTCGGACCACCCGAGCCACAATCCCGACAAGGTCATGGACGAAGAGACTCCTACTGGCATTCTGTCGCCAGCAGATCCACTCACTGCAAAGGCTGAGCCCGAGCCCGAATCTGCACCCGAATCTGCGCCTGCGTCTGCGCCCGAATCTACGCCCGAATCTGCTCCAGAGAATGCGCCCGAAGCTGAACCTGAGAAGCCGGCACCCAAGGAAGTTGCTCCCGTCAGCAGCGCTCGTCCTGGCACACAGAAAACGACCAAGACGACGAAGCCGGCAGCTACCAAAACCGTCGCCAAGCCTGCGGCCACAAGGACTGCCACAACCGCTACAAAGACCGCTGCTACACGAACATCTGCAGCCCCCAAAGCGGCTACTAAAGTTGCCCCCAAGCCTGCGGCTACTGCTACCAAGGCCACCACGGACGCCTCCAGGAGAGCGAGCGTCAGGCCAACTCAGAAAACCGCAGAATCTTCTACTGTGAAGAGAGAATCATCAGCTACAGCGAGATCAGCTGCCACTGCAAGGCCTAGAGTTGGAGCGGCAACCTCGGCTACCAAGAAACCTTTGGCTAGCAAGGCTGCTGATCATGGACCTGCTGCCGCGAAGCCGAGGACCAAGTCGCCCACCAAGCCAGTTGGccttccctcttctcttaCAGCTCCCACCGCCTCCTCTGTCTCCAAGACTGGCGCGGCAGCTGGAATAACCCAGGCTAGACAGACCAATTCACGTCAATCGCTCAGCCGACAGGGTGTACATGCATCTGGCCGAGCTGCTTCCAGCACTGGAACGGCCAAGCAGCCTGCCGCGCGTGCTCGGCCGAGCATTGGCCCACCACCCGCCAAACCTGCCCGTGAAGCGCCCAAGAAGGTGAAGGAGGTGGATGAGGGCTTCTTGGCTCGCATGATGCGACCTACCCAGGCCTCAACTAGCAAATTCCAGGAGCCGACTACGCCTCCCAAGAAGTCTGGATCTCGAGCAGGATCCCGCCCCTCCACCGCTGGAACGGTGGCATCGGGCGCTTCGGACGGCAGCCACTATGACGGCAGCCCCAGCAAGAAGACTTCTAAGAAGCTGGTTGGTAAGAAGTCTCCTTCGCCTACgttggaggaagagaagtcTGTCGCCAAACCTGTTGAGGAGCCTGTTGAAGAGCCTGTTGAGGAGCCCGTTAAGGAGGAGATTCACGAAGAAAACGCCACCGCCCAGCCCGCTGAGCCGGAGGCTCTCCCTGTGGAAGAGGCGGCTGTCGAGACTGCCAATGTTGAGACCGTTGAGGAAGTTGTTGCGATCGCTGAGGAGGCTGAGCTTACTGAGGCTGCTCCTGAGCCCGTGCCTGAGACTGCCGAGGCTGTTGAAGTCAAGGCTGAAGAGACTCCTGCTGTTGAATCCGCTGTCGAGGTTGTTGCTGAGCCAGAGGTTGCCAGTGTGGAGGCTCCTGTTGAGCAGGCTTCTGAGATTGTCGAAGAGCCAAAGGAGCAAGTTGCTGAGACCGCCGTCCCGGAGACTTACTAA
- the MEF1 gene encoding Elongation factor G, mitochondrial (BUSCO:EOG092D0IU7) yields the protein MRAFGTARWLNCHLFGDAQKAASGARNFQAAILPLAFQSQLRAFSGSSQRCSAAQEALKKAQNDAASLTPEYVAANMDPAEAQRLERVRNIGIAAHIDSGKTTVTERVLFYTGRIKAIHEVRGKDAVGAKMDSMELEREKGITIQSAATFCDWKKTVNGKEELYHVNLIDTPGHIDFTIEVERALRVLDGAVMILCAVSGVQSQTITVDRQMKRYDVPRISFVNKMDRMGANPWKAVEQINTKLKIPAAAIQIPIGAEDEFEGVVDIIEMKAMYFEGPRGTKVRVSDQVPANLQEFAAEKRQVLIEKLADVDDEIAELYLDEQEPTNDQIKAAIRRATTALKFTPVMMGSALADKGIQPMLDAVCDYLPNPGQIENTALDKSKGEEMVKLVPYNSLPFVGLAFKLEENNYGQLTYIRVYQGTLSKGTYLYNSRTDKKVRIPRIVRMHSNEMEDVSEVGAGEICAVFGVDCASGDTFTDGGLPYTMSSMFVPDAVMSLSIKPKRSGDADNFSKAMNRFQREDPTFRVHVDAESEETIISGMGELHLEVYVERLKREYKTECVTGQPRVAYRETISRRADFDYLLKRQSGGPGDFARVAGYIEPNDKPDENHYESQVVGGHIPDKFLSACSKGFELACEKGPLLGHRVIGSKMIINDGQTHVTDSSDYAFSLATQMAFRKAFPEAGGQVLEPLMKTTITAPNEFQGNILMLMNKRNATINDTEIGSEDFVLTCDCSLNAMFGFSSQLRAATQGKGEFSMEFSHYAPAPPHLQKELIAKYEAELDAKRTK from the exons ATGAGGGCATTTGGGACTGCCAGATGGCTTAATTGCCATCTGTTTGGGGATGCCCAGAAGGCAGCTTCTGGAGCTCGCAATTTCCAGGCTGCGATTCTTCCCTTGGCTTTCCAAAGCCAGCTGCGAGCTTTCAGCGGATCGTCTCAGCGATGTAGTGCTGCGCAGGAAGC TTTGAAAAAAGCACAGAATGATGCTGCCAGCCTGACTCCCGAATATGTTGCCGCCAATATGGATCCTGCAGAGGCTCAACGTCTCGAAAGAGTTCGGAACATCGGTATTGCG GCACACATTGACAGTGGCAAAACTACGGTAACGGAACGAGTTCTCTTCTACACTGGTCGAATCAAGGCAATCCACGAGGTTCGAGGCAAGGATGCCGTCGGCGCCAAGATGGACTCTATGGAACTGGAACGAGAAAAAGGTATCACTATTCAGTCTGCGGCTACATTCTGCGACTGGAAGAAAACGGTAAACGGAAAGGAAGAATTGTATCATGTCAACTTGATCGACACTCCCGGCCATATTGACTTCACCATCGAGGTCGAGCGTGCTCTGCGCGTGCTCGACGGTGCCGTCATGATTCTCTGTGCTGTCAGCGGTGTTCAGTCTCAAACGATTACGGTTGATCGGCAAATGAAGCGCTACGATGTTCCCAGAATTTCCTTCGTCAACAAGATGGACCGCATGGGTGCCAACCCCTGGAAGGCCGTCGAACAGATCAACACCAAGCTCAAGATTCCCGCGGCTGCCATTCAGATTCCCATTGGCGCGGAAGACGAATTCGAGGGTGTCGTTGACATTATCGAGATGAAGGCTATGTACTTTGAAGGTCCCCGTGGTACCAAGGTCAGAGTTAGCGATCAGGTCCCTGCCAATCTTCAGGAGTTTGCCGCCGAGAAGCGACAGGTCCTGATTGAGAAGCTGGCTGATGTTGACGACGAAATTGCCGAGCTGTATCTCGATGAACAGGAGCCCACCAACGATCAGATCAAGGCTGCTATTCGCCGCGCTACGACTGCCCTCAAGTTCACTCCTGTCATGATGGGTTCTGCACTGGCCGATAAGGGTATCCAGCCTATGCTGGATGCTGTTTGCGACTACCTGCCTAACCCCGGTCAGATTGAAAACACTGCGCTGGACAAGTCCAAGGGAGAGGAGATGGTCAAATTGGTCCCCTACAACTCTTTGCCCTTTGTCGGCCTTGCTTTCAAGCTCGAAGAGAACAACTATGGCCAACTCACCTACATCCGTGTCTACCAGGGAACGCTTAGCAAGGGCACCTACCTGTACAACTCCCGAACTGATAAGAAGGTCCGCATTCCCCGTATTGTTCGCATGCACTCCAACGAGATGGAGGACGTCAGCGAGGTTGGTGCTGGTGAAATCTGCGCCGTGTTCGGTGTCGACTGCGCCTCTGGTGATACCTTTACCGATGGTGGTCTCCCTTACACTATGTCTTCTATGTTCGTTCCTGATGCCGTCATGTCTCTGTCGATCAAGCCCAAGCGTTCTGGCGATGCCGACAACTTCAGTAAGGCGATGAACCGATTCCAGCGCGAGGACCCGACTTTCCGTGTCCACGTTGACGCCGAGAGCGAGGAGACCATCATTTCCGGCATGGGCGAGCTGCATCTTGAAGTCTATGTTGAGCGTTTGAAGCGAGAGTACAAGACCGAGTGTGTCACTGGCCAACCTCGTGTCGCCTACCGTGAGACAATTTCCCGCCGTGCTGATTTCGATTACCTCCTCAAGCGACAGAGCGGTGGTCCTGGTGACTTTGCCCGAGTTGCTGGCTACATTGAGCCCAATGACAAGCCGGATGAGAACCACTACGAGAGTCAGGTTGTCGGTGGCCACATTCCCGACAAGTTCCTGTCTGCCTGTTCCAAGGGCTTTGAGCTCGCCTGTGAAAAGGGTCCCCTGCTGGGCCACCGCGTTATTGGCTCCAAGATGATCATCAACGACGGTCAGACCCACGTCACCGATTCTTCCGATTACGCTTTCAGCTTGGCTACCCAGATGGCCTTCCGTAAGGCCTTCCCTGAGGCCGGTGGTCAGGTCCTTGAGCCCCTGATGAAGACCACCATTACCGCCCCCAACGAATTCCAAGGAAACATTCTCATGTTGATGAACAAGCGCAATGCGACGATTAACGATACCGAAATTGGCAGCGAAGACTTTGTCCTGACCTGTGACTGCAGCTTGAACGCCATGTTTGGCTTCAGCTCGCAGCTGCGTGCCGCTACACAGGGCAAGGGTGAATTCAGCATGGAGTTCAGCCACtatgctcctgctcctcctcaCTTGCA GAAGGAGCTGATCGCCAAGTACGAGGCCGAGCTCGACGCCAAGAGAACCAAATAA
- a CDS encoding uncharacterized protein (EggNog:ENOG41~SECRETED:SignalP(1-19)~MEROPS:MER0005350~TransMembrane:1 (n3-14c19/20o467-488i)), giving the protein MKASPLATAGIALASAAQAQVVQFDIEKRDGPLLRDLSRRATTVNGVLSNQQVQGGYFLNVEVGTPPQNITLQLDTGSSDVWVPASSAAICTEVSQRNPGCTFGSFNSDKSSTFVDVGQGDFDITYVDNTFSKGDYFQDDFHIGGVTVSNLTMGLGLDSSIANGLIGVGYVNDEASLGTTRSTYPNLPVVLQKEKLINTVAYSLWLNDLDASTGSILFGGIDTEKYEGDLTKINILRADNSNVFTEFAVELYEVQATSPSGTDTLSTNEGTLVAVLDSGTTLTYLPQDMAEEAWKEVGASYNEEFGLAVVPCSIRNINGHFSFTFAGPQGPKINVSMAELALDLFSGGPAPKFSSGPNQGQSVCEFGIQNTTGAPYLLGDTFLRSAFVVYDLVNNEIAIAPTSFNSTKTNVVAFASSGAPIPSATSAPNQSKSGPSSSTGSGLSAASGFQSNDNAAPLTSAFSGPGAIVVGLTLGYTLLGSAIFGIGWL; this is encoded by the exons ATGAAGGCCTCACCCCTGGCCACTGCGGGCATAGCCCTGGCTTCTGCCGCCCAGGCGCAAGTCGTCCAGTTCGATATCGAGAAGCGAGACGGGCCGCTCCTGAGAGACCTAAGCCGCCGAGCCACCACCGTCAATGGCGTTCTTTCAAACCAACAGGTCCAGGGCGGATATTTCCTCAACGTCGAGGTTGGCACTCCTCCTCAAAACATAACCCTTCAGCTCGACACAGGCAGTAGTGATGTCTGGGTGCCTGCTTCATCGGCCGCCATCTGTACCGAAGTATCACAGAGGAATCCTGGATGCACCTTCGGAAGCT TCAACTCTGATAAATCCAGCACCTTCGTCGATGTTGGACAAGGCGACTTCGATATTACCTATGTCGATAACACATTTTCCAAGGGCGATTACTTCCAAGATGACTTTCATATCGGCGGCGTGACTGTCTCCAACCTGACCATGGGTCTTGGCCTGGACTCGTCCATCGCCAATGGCCTAATCGGAGTCGGCTATGTCAACGATGAAGCTTCTCTCGGCACAACGCGATCCACCTACCCGAATCTTCCGGTTGTCTTGCAAAAGGAGAAGCTAATCAACACCGTCGCATACAGTCTGTGGCTAAACGACCTTGATGCTAGCACGGGCTCCATCCTGTTTGGTGGCATTGACACGGAAAAGTACGAGGGCGATTTGACCAAGATCAACATTCTCCGTGCTGATAACAGCAATGTCTTCACAGAGTTCGCAGTTGAGCTCTATGAGGTGCAAGCTACAAGCCCTTCAGGAACCGATACTCTCAGCACGAACGAGGGCACCCTGGTCGCCGTTCTGGATTCGGGAACGACCTTGACCTATCTGCCGCAGGACATGGCCGAGGAGGCATGGAAGGAAGTTGGCGCAAGCTACAACGAGGAATTTGGCTTGGCTGTTGTTCCTTGCTCAATCCGAAATATTAATGGGCACTTCTCATTCACTTTTGCCGGTCCCCAAGGTCCCAAGATCAACGTCAGCATGGCCGAGCTTGCCCTCGACCTCTTTAGCGGTGGTCCTGCGCCCAAGTTTTCCTCTGGACCCAACCAAGGCCAGTCTGTTTGCGAATTTGGTATCCAGAACACGACTGGAGCCCCTTACCTGCTGGGTGATACTTTCCTTCGCTCTGCATTTGTTGTCTACGACCTGGTCAACAACGAGATTGCGATTGCTCCCACAAGCTTCAACTCCACTAAGACCAACGTTGTTGCTTTCGCCAGCAGTGGCGCCCCTATCCCGTCCGCCACCAGCGCCCCCAACCAGAGCAAGTCTGGCCCTTCCTCATCAACGGGATCCGGCTTGTCTGCTGCTAGTGGCTTCCAGTCCAACGACAACGCTGCCCCTTTGACCAGCGCCTTTTCCGGCCCTGGAGCGATTGTTGTTGGCTTGACCCTCGGCTACACCCTCCTTGGAAGCGCCATTTTCGGCATTGGCTGGCTGTAA
- a CDS encoding uncharacterized protein (EggNog:ENOG41) yields MVRFERFEVEQWMDTYETTPGVLNIAETCVESVSIDELVQLSNDKAANPLQTSTILTYGAIRGSSTLRERIAALYEGEQVSSDNVLITQGAIAANFLVFYGLVGPGDHVICVYPTYQQLFSVPESLGAEVSLWRLHPDNGFLPDMDELEQLAKANTKMIVINNPNNPTGVPIPRDLIAKIVDFAKARDMIVLSDEVYRPLFHDGIEDNPNLPPSVADLGYEKAIVTGSLSKAYSLAGIRVGWIASKDKAIIERLAEARHYTAISVSQLDDQVASYALSPAVRGPLLKRNIEMAKRNAGMVKAFVEQHRTMCSWVAPTAGTTAFVQFRTEGKPVDDVAFCRDVLDKTKVFFVPGSHCFGRGEDFAGYVRVGYAGSSAVLAEALQKLGAYLHTGQNSSQ; encoded by the exons ATGGTGCGCTTCGAACGGTTTGAGGTAGAGCAGTGGATGGACACTTATGAAACAACGCCGGGGGTTCTAAACATTGCTGAGACATGCGTCGAATCCGTTTCCATTGACGAGCTGGTGCAGCTATCAAATGACAAGGCTGCGAACCCGCTTCAGACTAGCACCATCCTCACGTATGGGGCCATTCGCGGATCGTCAACCTTGAGGGAACGCATCGCGGCTCTGTACGAAGGGGAGCAGGTGTCGAGCGACAATGTTCTCATCACGCAAGGCGCAATTGCAGCCAACTTTTTAGTTTTCTACGGCTTGGTCGGCCCCGGAGACCATGTCATCTGTGTATATCCCACCTACCAACAGCTCTTTTCTGTCCCCGAAAGCCTTGGGGCGGAAGTCTCTCTATGGCGCTTACATCCCGATAATGGCTTCCTGCCTGACATGGACGAGTTGGAGCAGCTCGCCAAAGCAAACACAAAG ATGATTGTAATTAACAATCCCAACAATCCTACCGGGGTACCCATCCCAAGAGATCTCATCGCCAAGATCGTGGACTTTGCCAAGGCTAGAGACATGATTGTGCTGTCTGACGAGGTCTACCGGCCGCTGTTTCACGACGGAATAGAAGATAACCCGAATCTGCCGCCATCGGTGGCAGATCTGGGATACGAAAAGGCCATTGTGACCGGATCTCTGTCCAAGGCATACTCTCTCGCAGGCATCAGAGTGGGCTGGATTGCGTCAAAAGACAAAGCCATCATCGAGAGGCTTGCCGAGGCCCGCCATTACACCGCAATTAGCGTCTCGCAGCTGGACGACCAGGTGGCAAGCTATGCGCTGTCGCCGGCTGTGCGCGGACCGCTGCTAAAGCGAAATATAGAGATGGCGAAGCGCAACGCCGGCATGGTCAAGGCCTTCGTGGAGCAGCATCGGACAATGTGCTCTTGGGTGGCGCCAACCGCGGGAACAACGGCATTTGTGCAGTTCCGCACGGAGGGGAAACCGGTGGATGATGTGGCCTTCTGCCGCGACGTGCTGGACAAGACCAAAGTCTTTTTCGTGCCCGGATCTCACTGTTTTGGACGGGGCGAAGACTTTGCGGGCTATGTAAGAGTCGGCTACGCTGGATCATCGGCCGTGCTGGCAGAAGCGCTGCAGAAGCTCGGAGCCTACTTGCACACTGGGCAGAATAGCAGCCAGTAA